Within the Canis lupus familiaris isolate Mischka breed German Shepherd chromosome 26, alternate assembly UU_Cfam_GSD_1.0, whole genome shotgun sequence genome, the region accacttcccagctgtgtgactctgggtaaGTCACTCAACATCTCTGCGCCTGCGCCACTTCATCTATAAAGCGCAAGTAACAATAGAGCTACTGGAGTCAGGATAGACCAAGTGCAAGCTAAGTGCTAGGGGTggcttaattattattatcactgcCTACCTACTCTACGAGAAACAGCCCTTAACCGAGACAAGAAAGAAATTCAAGCTTTGGGGAGGGGTGTGAGCTTTTGCGGAGTCCATGAGAAGACTGGACCTAGCCATCACCATACTGCTACTTCTCTTGCTAGGCAGAGCTCCCTGGAGAGGGTCTGCGaccccagggcaggcaggggccccTCCTTACCTGGGAGGCCAGGACGTGCTGCTGCAGGTGGAAGGGCAGGGTGGCCGCCGACGCCCCCGACAGTCCCTGCGCCGCGGCGGCCGAGGCCATGGCGGTGGAATCCAGGCCCGAGACGCCGGTGGAGGCCCCGGACACGGTGGCCAGCAGGGGCCCCATGCCCGCCGCCATGCCGGAGAAGGCGCCCCCCATGGCGAACTGGCCGGGGTGCAGGAAGAGCGGGTGCCCGTTGAAGAACTGCTGGCCGGCCAGGCCGGGGGCGAAGCCGAGGCCGGGCAGGGGGCCCTGGCCCAGGTGCGCGGCCGCCGCGTCCGTCTGCACCGTGAGCGGCGCGAAGGCCTCCTTGCCCGGCAGCGCGCGCGCCTCCTCGGCCTTGGACGGGGCCGCGCCCTCGCGGCCCGGGCTGCGGCGCTCGTCGGCGCCCAGGCCGCGGGTGCTGGACGAGATGGTGGCCGGGCTGTGGCGCGAGTCGGGCGACGCCTTGTCCGGCCGCCCTCCGTCGCGGGGCCGGCCGCCGGGCTCGGCCGCGAAGAGGTGCGCCTTGAGCGCGGGGCTGCCCTTGTCGCGGCTCGGCTCCTCCGACGTGGTGGTGGAGATCTTGGCCGCGTCGCAGGCCTCGGGGCCGTGCTCCTCTTTGCTGTCGGCCTCGGCGTCGCTCTCCCCCTCGCTGGGACACAGGTCTACCGTAGGACGGGCACAGGGGCCAGGGAAGGGCGTGAGCTCCAGTCCGGGCCAGTGGAGGGCCAGTTCCCGGTCTGAATCCCCGCTTGGCCATTTACAAGCTGGGTGGTCCCCGCCCGccccttaacctctctgggcctcggttttctcatctgcaaagtgggtgTGATGACACCTGGCCACTTGAGTGGGACGTTTCAATAGGCTAACAGCGCATCTAAGATACTTGGatagagggcgcctgggtggctcagtggttgagcatctgcctttggctcagggccccatcccagggtcctgggactgagtcctgcatccggctcaccgcagggagcctgcttctccctctgcctatctaggcctctttctgggtctcatgaatgaataaataaaatctctaaaaaataataaaaataaagtatttggatAGAACTGAACCCGTTCTCCTATAGGCCCCCCCATCCCAAATCACTAGTGGATTTTGCAATTTTTTACAACCATTCATTGAGCTCCTGCTGTGCCAGACAAAGCCTTTATTCAccttcctccccccccacccctccactgcactgactgttttttttattttaagcaaaattaaacttATCCTAAAACTCACTCTGGGAACACCTACTTTCCAGTGTTTTTGTTCAGTGAGTGACCAAGATGAGCACCTTCCACAAATTTGTGGATTCTTTCAGGAGGATTTGTTTGAACCCTGGCATCCGAATTGGTCCTGGCAGAAAGGAACACCTTCCCCcaacacgcacacacatgcagacacagtCAACGGGGGCCTTCTGTGTGCCCCTGTGCCTGCACAGGGATGGGAGCAGCGTGTTCACTGCCCAGAGACAATCACAGACTCTCTTTTGCTGTCACCACACCCTCTGTGGGTGTcctaccagaaaaaaataaaaagggatcctATTTTGTTTCAAGTTTAAAGGGATTTGAAGTCATAATggactttctttttaattcacttaaaaacaggtttttccctgttgagaaagagacagagagaatgtgtCTTTCCAAATAAATAGTTCTTGCTCTTTAAACACAGGAAACTAACTGGGGATTTGAACCATCTcgtcccctcccactcccccaccctccccactcaGAGCCCCAGTGCTCATTGTTGCTGTATGGCTGGATGTTTTCTCAGCCACCTTCTCTGTTCCAGGTGGCAGAGGATCCcttgcctccccccacctcccccttccaACACATTTTAATCTGGAGCTCGAAGATAGTGGAAAGTCAGCAGCTGCTTGGttgcagagggacagggacagagatgTACTCCACTGAGAAGGAACTTGGAGACACCCCAACGGCAGCCAAGTCAAGGTTTGGGGGACCGGGTCCTGAGCTCTCCTTTATACAAAGTCCAGAGAGGGACACATCTGGCCACTTGTTTTTGAACTCAGGCTCTTGCATAGGGGCTTCTAGAAGCATCTGAAGTTTTTAAAGGGTAGGTTGCCTGATGGGTGCCCCACTCCCAACTCTCCCAGCACACGTGcctgcgtgcacacacacacacaccctcacccaCATCCAGAGActtgggagaggagcagaggcgACTAGGCCTACCTTTGAGGTTCGATGTCCCCACAGTGGAGACAGCTGGAGACGAGGACTGAGCAAAGCAGTTGAAGGCGGCCTGTTCGCTTGAGGACTCATCTGAGGTCCCATTCTCCTTTTTGTGTCTGTCATCGAACACCCGCATGGACTGCAGGGTGAGCTGTTTTCTGCAACAGAAGCCCACACCCAGTGTTGCAGAACTGGGCACACAGctcccctctctgtgtgcctcaccCTCTCCAAAGAGGGCACactggtgcacacacacacctcccacctccccctgcccaccgccaccccacctccacccaagGACAACAGGAGTTCTCTGAAACCCGCCTGCCACAAGGCAGCCTCAGAGACCCAAGCATTATTCTTGACCCTGTAACTAAGCTGAAGAGTgtggcatgggggtggggtgttGAAGGAAGAAGGCTTAGGGATCAGGGGTTCACCAGAGAAAGGGCCTGGGCAGGCCTTGAGAAGGAGAGGGACCTCCGTGGCCCAAACTGGTGAACACAAACAGCCCACGCACTCCCAACTGGTTGCTCAGACTGGGAGAAGTGCTTATTTCATGGTGCACTTTTAATTGCTTTAGCAACCCATGAATCATAAccggagtgaaaaaaaaaaatctattaggtTAGAAATTATGTTATAATGCTCACCCCTATCCCGCAAGGGGGTAGGTTAAAAATTTGGACTGATTTTCTGgattttagaaattctttgaaagtcgctggggggaggggagtgctTCTTCCATATACCATCCAGCTGTCTGCTGAATGCAAAATGATACCTATAGCCATGAAGGAGGGAGCCCCAGATTTCTCAAGGGGCCTCAGTTCTGTCTGATGGTATTTGCAAGACAAGATTGCAAAAATTCCAAAGCATTTTGTGAATGAGTTTAGTCCTTTCCTGGGACCTGCCCAGGATGAACTTAAATTAATTAGGAATTAATAGGCGTCTGTCTATCATCTGTTATCCCTGACACTTTTCTTCCAGGGAAAAAATGGTGTGGCCTAGTTCATCTCCTCTAAGGTAACTCGTGGGAGGTAGAAAAGTAGTGTCCTGAAGTCTACAAGCAGGTGGCAGAGCAGCAGTACATTATTTCCACCCTCTCCCCCCATCTCCTTACTAGAAGGGCCCGGATTCCACTTCTAACAGTTGAGATCTGGGCCCTAGAAAAGTGATTCCAAATTATCGGAGACAATAATACTAAGTGTCTCTGCTCACCTTTTTTCTCTCCTGCCATTTCCAGTGTCCCGGAAACCTTTTGCAAAAGGGTTGTTGTCTATTTTTAGCTGAGTTATCTAGAGGAGGAGACACAAGCAAGAAAGACATATTGGTCTCAATTTATAGAATGTTTTAGGGGTgcttcccccccgccccagctctgTCTACGAGAACTCTGACTGCCACAAGAAGTCATTTGGATACGCCAGgttaaagggaaagggagaggatcTCACAGTGTCGtcagaggggacagagaggaaaATCAAAGAACTGTACCATGGCTTACATCTCCCATAGGAAGCCAAACCAGGGATTCCAGACTGAAATTATACTGTCTGGGAAATGCCTCATTCTGTTCTGTAGGCGGCCTTGAGAGCTTGGGTTTAGAAATGGAAAGACTGTCGAAGCTGTCAAAAGGGACAACCTGTAGATCTTAAAATTgcgctttcattttttttatatagtgcagttaatcataaaatatgttatgGCATATTTCctgcccccaaacacacacacacacgcacacacacacacacacacacacagcatacacTCCAACCTTCTCTGTGAATCTAATGAAATGATTTATGAGGTTTTCGCTACCCTTGTGCCAGAGTGGGCTTGATTTTTTTGCTGGGTTTTGTTGGGAGGGGGCGCTAAGGAATTACAATATTGACAATTACAGATGTCAAAGAACTGAATGACCACTggaaacatttgttttcatttatatgctCTGCCACTGCCATTAGGCTGGAGAAGAAGGCCTGGGGCCTCTTCGTATAATCAAAAATGctacatacattttattattacattaacAAGTTAGAGTCACAGGATTCTGGGTCTAGAGGGAGCATGCATTTTGCATGCTGGGGCAAAATGCCATAGTATGTAATCTTTCAAATCCCTTCCCTTTGAGGGAAAACACattgatatatatagagagagttcCCCAGAGGTGGGAAGGGACCCTTGGTTGGATTCTTGTCTTTTGGAATAAACTCCCATATGCAAGATTTCAGGAAAGGAGGTTCTCCAGATAAAGGAGACAGACCTGGAACACCCCTGTCAGTGAGCCAGAGGACCCACCCACAGTGACAGTGAACTCAAAATGCAAGGTGTTGTCAGGAAACTGGACTCTCACGGAGGTAAGAAGAGCAGAGGTCCTCAGTGGCCCTCACCCCCATAACTGCCTGCTAACAGCCAAGCTGGGAACCGGTGAATCAGCAAAAGCCACTTTGTCTCTGTGCACATGCCCATGACCTTCAGGACACCATAACTTTATATACCAGGTGCTGCCTGCTGTTCCATTTGGGGGTACTCCTAATCCCGGGCCTCAGGCCCAAGGGAGGAAAAACCTTCAAATGAGGTGATGACTTTGGTCATCTCATCTCAAAAGCCTCAGACAACTCGATTAgcatgaccctgtgatcacagAAGGTttttccaaacacacacacacacacacacacacacacacacacacacaccccacaccatAAAAAACACAGCAGCATAAAAGGTAATAAAAACCAGACCAGCTACTCGGGATTTCTGGCTAGGGGAGAAAAGCTGCTCTCTCCAATGGGATTCTCCTCCCAGGATCCCAAATGGCTCCTGCCTTCAATTTTTAGCGGGTTCCTTTAGAACGTGGAACCTGATTTTTGATCCTTCTTTCTGGAGAAGAGGTTTAGCCTCAAAacaagcaagaaagagaaagcctGGGAGCGGGGGAGTGGGGGAGCGGATGACAGCACAAGTTATAGGAGGCAAAGTTAGTCTGCATCTTTTCGTTCAGTATTGGATTCCTCGCTggttgagtttttgttttgctttgttctgggtccctcccccccacccccgcctcggTGATGTGCTAGAGCCTCTTTCCCCCAAAAGCTCCACGGAAGGTCAGATCACAGAAGAAAACTCAAGACTCCCGTCCCTTAATCCTTATTGTTTTATAACTTTCTCTACCTCACCCAGAGTGGCTTAAAGGTGGGAGGGAAAAGGATCGCCATGAAAAAGCAACGCGCCTTTGGTTACCTTATCATTCTGGTATGCCGTCACAGCGATGAATTCGGTCTCCGGGAACAAGTACGTCCGAAATGTACTATAGGGAAGTTTCAAGATGTCATTGGCTCTCACAATGTGGAACCGGGGCTGGTATTTGTGCATGGAGTTCAATATAGtctgcggggtggggggtagggggcagggaggagggggagacacATAAAGCAAAGATTTAGTGGGACCAGCGGGACCTCAGGACCCCTGCCAGGCTGACTTCTACCCCACCGACGGGTACCACGCTGCTTATGCCGAGCCCACCTCCTTGGGAGTCTCGGAGTACCTCTTCGGGTACACTCCGCTCCAAAGATATCCTCTTCTGGAGAATCCAAATTGCTCCTCAATTTCCAAAGGgtcccccccaccctcaccacctAAGGTCCGTGCGTACCTTGAACCCTAGCCTACCTGAGTACCAAAACTATAATTCCCCTGCCACGTTGCGTGATCACTTGGGAAGGCCAAAGTCttaaaagatagagaaaaacatgcattttaatttacaaaatgattCAGTCCTTTAAGCGCCCACTAATTGACGAGCCCAATCCACTTAAAGCCCTGAAAGGTTGAACTCTAGAGAGGAATATTTATGCCTTAATCAAATCAAGAGCTTCAAAGGCAATCCTTGCCGGCTGAAGATACTTCCGTGCCATTCACGTCTTCCTGGGCCTAATCTTTCTGCTTATTCCTCGCTTATCACTCGGCTTATTTTATTGAAATGCTGGggaggggtaggggcagggggcaAAAGGTGTTTTGCTTGACTTTTACAAGCAATTCTGGTCTCCTAAAAGTTTCTAAGGACTCTCCCACTGAATCCATATATACActcccaatacacacacacacacacacaatttttatcCTGGAGAGTTCAGCCTCATTTCTAGTAAACTTGACTTTCTCCTAAGTCCGATATTCtttcttcacaaaagaaaaaaaaaagaatctttcaaaAGACGCCTTCAGACCCTTTAACCGACGTAGCCAAGGCTCTGAACCTCAGAACTCCCGCAAGAAAAGAATATGGCTGGTTTCAAAACAGAAGTGTGATAGCTCAGAACAAATCCCTGGCGCACACATTAACTTtcaaattgattttgtatcttagCGATTGGTGTTTAACTTCACTGTCAGGCATTTACCAAGACCTGGGATCGCCACAGAACGTGAGCAGTTAGTGTTCTTGCCCTcgatttgtatttattattattattattattattattattattattattattattttgctttttgtttttcagaacgCCAGGCCTTCCATTATCCGAAGAGAAACACCCCGGAatcctctctctggctctgcttTGGATCGAACAACTTTGCCACTACGCTTAGCAACAGAGAGCTAGGGAGAAGTCTGAGCAGAAACTTGTGATTTTTCAAGGAGAGGGGACGCACTGCCTTCGCTAGGGTGAAGAGAGAAGATTTTACTGACGGGAGCGCTGAAACTTACAAATCCGTGTTTGTCCGAAATGTTGTTGGTGAGTTTCAGTTTGTGGAAAGTGACAACTTTTGACATCCATTGTTCCCCCGTAGCAGGGCTGTCTGGGTGAATGTACATTCTCTTTGGCATTTCAGGGTCAGCCTTACCCGCCACCATCCACCGAGAATTATGAAATTTATATCGACAGTCATCAGCAGCTATAATGTCcatcaacaaaatatatttggcttttttATCCAGCCCAGAACATCTTACTTTAAATGGAGGAAACATTCGCCTACAgttgggagggaagagaaaagaagaaagaaaaagaaatcactcagACTCCTGGGTTTGATCACCTATTTACtctgaaatatttaaatcaattttaaaactttgtattgTGATTGACTGTGGAGCTTCGGTGTCAGGAGCGCCACTGAGTGCAAAATTGTATTCTTCCCCAATACAAGTGTTACATATACAGTTCCTCTACCGGGAAATGTCCCAAGGCTCAAAACAAGTGAATTGTGGCACTACATTTCTCAGCAGCGTCTAGTACTTTCTCCACAATTTTTTCCTCTTGTAGGACTTCGTAGATGGCCCTCTTTACAGAGAAATTCTTGCCTCTACCCTTCCCTGTGAGTTGTCTACTTCTAAACAGCTCGGGGTAGGATTTGAGTAAAGTGGAGTCGGTCAAGGCTAGAATTTTCCACCATTCCATTGATGAGAAAAATGTTAAACTTATCAAGGAAATAAACCTCCACCCTCCCTCCGAGGGAACAGGAATCCCGCCGCTGGCGAAATGAAACCGGCCCTCAGTGAGTTCTCAAAACGAATTTTTCAGTTTGGGCTGGACTCCTGGGCCTGATCACCAATCTGCCTAGCATGCTGCTAACCACATTTCTCCCATTGCTCAGGCCAATCTCAAACTGCAAGACTGTACCACCAAActgctttttttatttcccagaagTGTTGGCATTCTCCAGTCTTGACTTAAAAGGAAGCACTTCACCGTGAAACGGAGGAAATGTCTTCTGGGTCTGAGGGTTTTATGCCAAACTTTGGCTTCATTTAgccaggagagacacagaaagctcAAGACATCAAgagagggattttattttttatcattccaATGTTATGCCTTGATAGACTTCAatgccataaaataaaaatcgGTGATTTTAAGTGACAGGCAGGTTTTGGCCAGGCAAGGACcttttaaaagttatatgaaatACGCTTGATAATATTCACGCATAAAAAAGCAGCATGTGTCTCTCCGCCGGCTACTTGGAAATGCAAACATAATCTTAATCATCCAAAACTGCCTCAACTCTCCCTCCGATACAGACACGTGAAGTGGTGTGGACAAACCCAAGTGCCCTTCCGTATCTCTGTGACCCTGCCAGAGGCAAGCTCAGGCCCCCCTGCAGGACCAGAGGCTAGGCTGGAAGGCAGAAAGGGCAAGTGGAGAGCTAGTGTCAGGTCTCCCACCACCACACAAAAGAAGAGGGCGTTCAAGTTTTTCTCtctggaaacaaaaatgaaacaaacaccaCAGCACATCAACAAAGGCGTAAGGATGAAAAGGTTTGAACAGTGAACTTCCTGCAGTggggtggttttctttcttcctgcagAGGTGTCTATGCTCCCTGGAAAAATTCTATCTGGCCAGTAGGGAATCCAGGTTGCAGACCTAGGTAGGAGAAGCTAACCCCCTGCAGACGCCCAGGTAAGCTGAAATTCCCTGCCACAGGAGCAGGGCCCAGGAATGTCTGTACCCAGGTTCAGGGGAACtaagttttttttcctaagccCAAATTAACTGGCAAAGCTACTGTTCtgggaaaagagagataaagggaggtgggggggggtggtggaaaaaaaaaaatcctccagtAGCTTCAAGGGAGGGAGCCCTGCTCCTCACTTACCTTCCCGACTTGGTAATGACCATCTCGGTGCCCCGCTTGTGGAACTGATCCCAAAGTTCTTTGGCCTCGAGGTGCACCTTGGGGTCATCCTCCACCTCTTCTTCGGGCTCCATGGTCTTCAGAGGCCTCAGATGCgcctggggccccagggaagagaaagggatgCCGGTCTCGGCCGCCCCCACCAATTGATCCATGATCGGCTTGGCCAGGGCGCCGGGCAGCGAGAGCGCCGCCGCGCCGTTGGGAGGCAGCGTCAGCGCGGGGAAGAAGGGCGGCTGGTGACCCAGCACCGCGCTCATGGCGAAGTCCGGCGCCCGGTGAGGTAGGAACGGATGGTAGGCCATGCTTGTCCCAGGAATGACCGGATCTCTCATGGAGAGGCTCATCCACTCCAGGCGGGGCGCTGGGCTCCAGCCGGGGACAAGTCCGCAGCTgctgtctggttttgttttgggtttttctaaCAGCAGCACAtagtttgaaaaaggaaaaaaagaaaaaagaaaaaagaaaaaaaaagggagcaaaATCACAAGTAAAGCACCCTAGGGGCAGGGGGagtaaagtgtcttttttttgggggggggatgccGCTTTTAAAGAGGGCAAGGCGAGAAATCAGGAGACATAGCCGCTCGGGTGACTGTCCTTGCGCCTTGCGTGTTTTAAAAAGCCGCTCCTGGAAGTCGGTTTCACCGGCGGCGGCGAGAGGAGCGAGCAGGGTCCTCCCCCGCGCCCGGGCCCCCGCCGCTTCGCCGAAATGGACACCGCAGCCCCGGGTCCTGGGAagagctccccagcccccagttCTTTGTTGGAAAGGCGGACGGCTCGGCTCGGAGACTTTttacctttccttctccttcttcttccccgCCCCcctgtctgtcttcctctctccctctttctcgcTGGAGGCGTCTGCAGTTGCGCTCGACCCGGCTTCCCCAGCGAGCGAGAGAAGCGGAAAAAGTCTCtcgccttaaaaaaaaaaaaaaaaaaatctctctgatTTAAGCCCTCTTCTAGCAGCGCTATCAAAACTTGAACTGCACACTGGCTTCCGttcgccctcctcctcctcctccttcctccgcTCCGAGCCTCCGGAGGGTGTCTGGGTTGCAATCCGAGTCTTGCCCGTGCTCTCCTCCCGCGCCTGTCTTCCTTGTCCTAAAACGTGAGCGAAATCGCTTCCTAAATCTGCGTCCAGACGCGCAGGGCAGGGAGGATTTAGTGGGGAGGGAATGAaaaggggagaggtggagggagagagggagagagacagagaggagagagagagaggagagagagagggagagagagacggagtcggagagggagggagcgagaGGAGCGAGCGAGAGCTCCGCGCCACCCTCCTCCGCCTCTAGAATTCCCCGGGCGTCTGCTCGGCGGCTCTAGAAGGTCGGGCTCTGCTGTGGGCTGCGGGGAGCCGGAGGCCTCTTGATTGGCTCTTTGACGCTTTCGGACCAATTGTGTGGCTGCATAGGCGTGGTTTTCACAGGTCGAGTGCTGGGGGATAGAGCCGAGTTATAAAAAGAAGGTGTCGGAAACTGTAACGTCGCAGCGCCGCATCAGTACTACTGCCTGTCCTGTGAATATGTCAACATGATCAGAGGGAGGGCGGGGAGCCACTGGGGAGCGCGCGCAGAGTCGCCTCTAGGTGGCTTATCGAGAGATCGCTGCAGCCCCTGAGCTCGCTCGCCTGCGCTGGCTCAGCCCACGTCTGAAATGCCTCAGTCATCCAGCCCGGGATcgagggaggaggctgggcccgggaggaagggggaggaggaggagggagcgagCCAGCCGGGCCAGGAAGGCGGAGAGCGCGCCGGGCGCCGGGCAGGGGCGCTCGCCTCTCGCGCGCGCGGCTCGCCTCTCCTCCCCGGCCCGCCGCGGCCGATTCTCCTGCGGCTCAGCCTCTCGCCGCGGCCCCGGGAGAGCCGGGCTGGCGGCCGAGCCCTCCTCCGGACGCAACAaaaggcggcggcggccggggaggCAAGCGCCGGGGCTCCCGGCTTGCGCGCTCTCCAGCCCCACGTGGAGCCAAGCTCCGCCCGGCCGCCGCGAAAGGGCTCCCGAGCTCGGGTGGCTCTCGGCGCCGGGCTCCCGGCACCTGGGCTCGTGGGCTCCCCGGCACACGCGTGCGGGGGGCTCCCTATCCCCCGGGCCCCACCCGGAACTGTGGGCGGAGACCCAAACACCCTGGCACTCGGGCGCGCGGACACGTGCCAGCGCCCTGGGACCCAGCCACCCGCGGGAAAACACGTACACGCAAACACGTACACAGCCTGCGCCGCCGGCCCCAGCTGCGCTCACCCGGGGAGGCGGACTcggggatttttttatttttttattttttgaaatgcatTTACCAGCCCTTTTAGGTCTCATCTTCTATCTGAATCCGGGCTCCCCGACTTCCACCTGAATGTGTGCGTGAGTGTAGAGCAGAGAATGGAGATCGGGACAGAATGAGCGCCGCGAGGGACCAGGTTCTGGGCCTGCCCCCGCCGAGCCGCTGCCCTCACCTCCCAGGCCGTGGGCGCGCTGGTAGGGGGAGGTGCGCCCTCCTGGTATCTTCTCCAGGCATCGCACTTATCTCTCCGTGCACCCGGGGACTTACCTCACCAGAAGTCGGGGGGTGAATTTGTAAAAC harbors:
- the TBX3 gene encoding T-box transcription factor TBX3 isoform X2, producing the protein MSLSMRDPVIPGTSMAYHPFLPHRAPDFAMSAVLGHQPPFFPALTLPPNGAAALSLPGALAKPIMDQLVGAAETGIPFSSLGPQAHLRPLKTMEPEEEVEDDPKVHLEAKELWDQFHKRGTEMVITKSGRRMFPPFKVRCSGLDKKAKYILLMDIIAADDCRYKFHNSRWMVAGKADPEMPKRMYIHPDSPATGEQWMSKVVTFHKLKLTNNISDKHGFTILNSMHKYQPRFHIVRANDILKLPYSTFRTYLFPETEFIAVTAYQNDKITQLKIDNNPFAKGFRDTGNGRREKRKQLTLQSMRVFDDRHKKENGTSDESSSEQAAFNCFAQSSSPAVSTVGTSNLKDLCPSEGESDAEADSKEEHGPEACDAAKISTTTSEEPSRDKGSPALKAHLFAAEPGGRPRDGGRPDKASPDSRHSPATISSSTRGLGADERRSPGREGAAPSKAEEARALPGKEAFAPLTVQTDAAAAHLGQGPLPGLGFAPGLAGQQFFNGHPLFLHPGQFAMGGAFSGMAAGMGPLLATVSGASTGVSGLDSTAMASAAAAQGLSGASAATLPFHLQQHVLASQGLAMSPFGSLFPYPYTYMAAAAAASSAAASSSVHRHPFLNLNSMRPRLRYSPYSIPMPVPDGSSLLTTALPAMAAAAGPLDAKAAALAASPASVAVDSGSELNSRSSTLSSSSVSLSPKLCPEKEAATSELQSIQRLVSGLEAKPDRSRSGSP
- the TBX3 gene encoding T-box transcription factor TBX3 isoform X1, encoding MSLSMRDPVIPGTSMAYHPFLPHRAPDFAMSAVLGHQPPFFPALTLPPNGAAALSLPGALAKPIMDQLVGAAETGIPFSSLGPQAHLRPLKTMEPEEEVEDDPKVHLEAKELWDQFHKRGTEMVITKSGRRMFPPFKVRCSGLDKKAKYILLMDIIAADDCRYKFHNSRWMVAGKADPEMPKRMYIHPDSPATGEQWMSKVVTFHKLKLTNNISDKHGFTLAFPSDHATWQGNYSFGTQTILNSMHKYQPRFHIVRANDILKLPYSTFRTYLFPETEFIAVTAYQNDKITQLKIDNNPFAKGFRDTGNGRREKRKQLTLQSMRVFDDRHKKENGTSDESSSEQAAFNCFAQSSSPAVSTVGTSNLKDLCPSEGESDAEADSKEEHGPEACDAAKISTTTSEEPSRDKGSPALKAHLFAAEPGGRPRDGGRPDKASPDSRHSPATISSSTRGLGADERRSPGREGAAPSKAEEARALPGKEAFAPLTVQTDAAAAHLGQGPLPGLGFAPGLAGQQFFNGHPLFLHPGQFAMGGAFSGMAAGMGPLLATVSGASTGVSGLDSTAMASAAAAQGLSGASAATLPFHLQQHVLASQGLAMSPFGSLFPYPYTYMAAAAAASSAAASSSVHRHPFLNLNSMRPRLRYSPYSIPMPVPDGSSLLTTALPAMAAAAGPLDAKAAALAASPASVAVDSGSELNSRSSTLSSSSVSLSPKLCPEKEAATSELQSIQRLVSGLEAKPDRSRSGSP